The window GGAGCCGACGTGGAGGCGGTCAAGGAGCGGATTCTGGATGTCCTCGACGCGAAGGGGGCGAAGTACCCCGCCGAGCACAACGTCGGGCACATCTACGACGCCGACGAAGCGCTGAAGGCGCACTACGCGGCGCTCGACCCGACGAACACGTTCAACCCGGGCATCGGCCGAACGGCGAAGCGGCGGCGAGCGATGGTGACGTGATGTGAGGACGGGCAGACGCGGGGAAGAACGGAAGATTGACAGACGGGCCGGTCGCGGCGCGGTAGTTTCGGCCTCCGACTCTCCGATCCCTGCCCTCCGTCCGTGCGCACTCTCATCGAGACCTGGAAGCGTGAGCCGACGCTCGGCCTGCTGGCGGGGCTGAGCGCGCTCGCGCTCGCGCTCTACCCCGTCTGGCTCTCGGTGCGGGTCTACGTTCCGGTGCTCTCGGGCGCGCAGGAGTCGGTGGCGGACTTCTCGTTCTACTACGACGCCGCCGAGCGCTTCGTAGCGGGCGGGGCGCTCTACCCCGACGCGTACGGGTTCATGTACCCGCCGCCGAGCATCGCGCTCTTCGCCCCGCTCGTGACCCTCCCGATGCCGGTCGGGTTCATGCTCTCAGTCGTCGGGATTGCCGTGCTCGCGGTCGCGTGCATCCGGCTGACGCTGCGGCTGTGGGAGGAGGCCAGCGGGGAGACGCTGGCGCAGCCGGTCCAGGTGTCGCTGCTGCTGATCGGGCTGGCGACGGCCCCGGTGTTTCAGAACCTGAAGTACGCCCAGGTCAACGTCCTCGTCCTGCTGACCGGGCTGGGCTTCCTTGTCCTGCTGCGGTCCGGCCGGCCGTTCGCGGCGGCGCTCGTGCTGAGCGGCGGGTTCTGGCTGAAGCTCTACCCGATTGCCCTCGCCCTCCTCGGGCTGCGCCGGGACCAGCCGCGAGCGGAGTGGGTCCGGCTCGCCGCAGGCTTCGCGGTCGGGCTCGTCGCTGTGCCGGTCGCTCTCCTGCCGGTCGTGCCGCC is drawn from Bacteroidota bacterium and contains these coding sequences:
- a CDS encoding glycosyltransferase family 87 protein, translated to MRTLIETWKREPTLGLLAGLSALALALYPVWLSVRVYVPVLSGAQESVADFSFYYDAAERFVAGGALYPDAYGFMYPPPSIALFAPLVTLPMPVGFMLSVVGIAVLAVACIRLTLRLWEEASGETLAQPVQVSLLLIGLATAPVFQNLKYAQVNVLVLLTGLGFLVLLRSGRPFAAALVLSGGFWLKLYPIALALLGLRRDQPRAEWVRLAAGFAVGLVAVPVALLPVVPPELYRQYAFDLVPFWSGITNMDALNQSIVGVLEHVRQPVTDYLRSHDTALAPSTKLVNVLATGGMLGGFYVAYFFGRLPRPVAGVAMLAVTPVISGLGWEHTYVLALPLYLFVLLAARHRGRLAQAFAAASVFIFMVPKLPSPLIEWSLAAWPRPVVDVFYARFLIVTLALLAVVAVWQWTRVPETMSAPAARATGARRGSRTGASC